Proteins encoded by one window of Camelus dromedarius isolate mCamDro1 chromosome 27, mCamDro1.pat, whole genome shotgun sequence:
- the CCDC124 gene encoding coiled-coil domain-containing protein 124 has product MPKKFQGENTKSAAARARRAEAKAAADAKKQKELEDAYWKDEDKHVMRKEQRKEEKEKRRLEQLERKKETQRLLEEEDSKLKGGKAPRVTAPNKVTRAQIEETLRREHQHKETPEPAEKPKSHLEVPLEENVNRRLLEEGSLEARTIEDAIAVLSVAEEAADRHPERRMRAAFTAFEEAQLPRLKQENPNMRLSQLKQLLKKEWLRSPDNPMNQRAVPFNTPK; this is encoded by the exons ATGCCCAAGAAGTTCCAGGGCGAGAACACCAAGTCGGCAGCGGCCCGGGCACGGAGGGCTGAGGCCAAGGCAGCAGCTGATGCCAAGAAGCAGAAGGAGCTAGAGGATGCCTACTGGAAGGATGAGGACAAACACGTCATGAGGAAGGAACAGCGCAAG gaggagaaggagaagcgGCGCCTGGAGCAGCTGGAGCGCAAGAAGGAGACGCAGCgcctgctggaggaggaggattCAAAGCTCAAGGGCGGCAAGGCCCCCCGGGTGACCGCACCCAACAAGGTCACTCGCGCCCAGATTGAGGAGACTCTCCGCCGAGAACATCAGCACAAGGAAACCCCTGAGCCAG CCGAGAAACCCAAGAGCCACTTGGAGGTGCCGTTGGAGGAGAACGTGAACCGCCGCCTGCTGGAGGAGGGCAGTTTGGAGGCGCGCACAATCGAGGATGCCATCGCAGTGCTCAG CGTGGCGGAGGAGGCGGCTGACCGGCATCCTGAGCGCCGCATGCGGGCGGCCTTCACCGCCTTCGAGGAGGCGCAGCTGCCGCGGCTCAAGCAAGAAAACCCCAACATGCGGCTTTCGCAGCTGAAGCAGCTGCTCAAGAAGGAGTGGCTGCGTTCTCCGGACAACCCCATGAACCAGCGGGCCGTGCCCTTCAACACCCCCAAGTGA